One Methanofollis sp. genomic window carries:
- the nifU gene encoding Fe-S cluster assembly scaffold protein NifU — MEDRPQIGYSKKVMDHFMNPRNVGDIENADGIGTVGNPVCGDLMQVSIRVENDIITEIKFKTFGCGSAIATASMVTEMAKGKHIDEALKITRQDVADELEGLPPVKMHCSNLAADALHEAIKDYRAKKEGRKEAIEEPAR; from the coding sequence ATGGAGGACAGGCCGCAGATCGGCTATTCAAAAAAAGTGATGGACCACTTCATGAACCCCCGCAATGTCGGGGATATCGAGAACGCCGACGGCATAGGGACGGTGGGAAACCCTGTCTGCGGGGACTTGATGCAGGTCTCGATCAGGGTGGAGAACGACATCATCACAGAGATCAAGTTCAAGACTTTCGGCTGCGGGTCGGCGATCGCCACCGCGAGCATGGTCACCGAGATGGCGAAAGGGAAGCATATCGACGAGGCGCTGAAGATCACGCGGCAGGACGTCGCCGACGAACTCGAAGGTCTGCCGCCGGTGAAGATGCACTGCTCGAACCTGGCGGCCGACGCCCTGCACGAGGCGATCAAGGATTACCGCGCGAAGAAAGAGGGCAGGAAGGAGGCGATCGAAGAACCGGCACGCTGA
- a CDS encoding cysteine desulfurase family protein — MVYLDHASSVPVDPRVLAFAGQYLKEEYGNPSSLYALGLSTKQAVEEARVQVAALVHAETPSTIVFTGSATESNNLAVRGTALRNRKKGKSILVSAIEHVSVLNPAKDLQKQGFDLGFVPVDRYGVVDLGFLEEHLAPETTVVSVHYANDEIGTVEPVREAAAIVHEKGAYLHVNATAAAGRIPIDVQKDGIDLLTLSGNDLGGPRGAAALYVGPGVKVQTVMPGGGQEKGLRSGTENVFAIAGMGEAARIAALEMEDEMAREKAVRDSLIKEVLTIEESYLTGHPDFRLPNHASFRLSRIEGESILLNLDTFFGIQVATGSACTSRTLEPSHVLLAIGLAHEEAHGSVVMSLGRSNTLDDVPLVGRAMKETVTRLRSISPL, encoded by the coding sequence ATGGTCTATCTGGATCATGCGTCGTCTGTTCCCGTCGATCCCCGCGTCCTTGCCTTTGCCGGGCAGTACCTGAAGGAGGAGTACGGCAACCCGTCGTCCCTGTATGCGCTCGGCCTCTCCACGAAGCAGGCGGTGGAAGAGGCCCGGGTGCAGGTGGCGGCCCTGGTCCATGCCGAAACACCGTCCACGATCGTCTTTACCGGCAGCGCCACCGAGTCCAACAATCTGGCGGTCCGGGGGACGGCCCTCAGGAACCGGAAAAAAGGGAAAAGCATCCTTGTCAGTGCGATCGAGCATGTCTCCGTCCTGAACCCGGCCAAAGATCTCCAGAAGCAGGGGTTCGACCTCGGGTTCGTACCCGTGGACCGCTACGGGGTCGTCGACCTCGGTTTCCTGGAGGAGCACCTCGCGCCTGAGACGACCGTCGTCTCGGTCCATTATGCGAACGACGAGATCGGGACCGTGGAGCCGGTCCGGGAGGCGGCCGCGATCGTGCACGAGAAGGGGGCGTACCTCCATGTCAATGCCACGGCGGCCGCGGGCCGGATCCCTATCGACGTGCAGAAGGACGGGATCGATCTCCTGACCCTCTCAGGCAATGACCTCGGCGGGCCCAGGGGTGCGGCGGCGCTCTATGTCGGGCCTGGGGTGAAGGTCCAGACCGTGATGCCGGGCGGCGGGCAGGAGAAGGGCCTGCGGTCGGGGACGGAGAACGTCTTTGCGATTGCGGGGATGGGGGAAGCGGCACGCATTGCCGCCCTGGAGATGGAGGATGAGATGGCACGGGAGAAGGCGGTCCGGGACAGTCTGATCAAGGAGGTTCTGACGATCGAGGAGTCCTATCTCACCGGCCACCCCGACTTCCGCCTCCCGAACCACGCGAGTTTCAGGTTATCGAGGATCGAGGGGGAGAGCATCCTCCTGAACCTGGACACCTTCTTCGGCATCCAGGTGGCGACAGGCTCGGCCTGCACCTCACGGACCCTGGAACCGTCCCATGTGCTCCTGGCCATCGGCCTCGCGCATGAGGAGGCCCATGGGTCGGTGGTGATGAGCCTCGGGCGGTCGAACACCCTGGATGACGTGCCCCTCGTCGGCCGGGCGATGAAGGAGACGGTGACGAGGCTGCGATCGATCTCTCCCCTGTAA